In one window of Desulfonatronum thioautotrophicum DNA:
- a CDS encoding SO_0444 family Cu/Zn efflux transporter — protein MDWMEFWLWQWWAAAWDVLVASAPYMLLGFFVAGLLKAFLSDDLIARHLGTESFSGLVKAAALGVPIPLCSCGVLPAAAGLRQQGAGKGPTTAFLISTPETGVDSVAVTWALLDPIMTVVRPIAAFVTALFTGAMVQVFDREQKIEGPVPLVSRSNAVSTVEPSLPHAASTCSAGSDCGCPGGTAKTGTTPWQRLAGGMGYAFGDLFRDIAPWFLAGILIAGGISVWLTPELVSRWLGHPFLAMLAMLVISVPLYVCAAASTPIAAALVLKGLNPGAALVFLLAGPATNAAALAVIGKILGRRATAIYLAGIMASSLAMGILVDWIYLLSGGPGTWRLDTATEDVGFMGLLSALILLALFVWSRVRGTGLKPRGRR, from the coding sequence ATGGACTGGATGGAGTTCTGGCTCTGGCAATGGTGGGCAGCCGCTTGGGACGTACTGGTGGCGTCCGCACCTTACATGCTGCTGGGATTTTTTGTTGCCGGGCTATTGAAGGCCTTTTTGTCGGATGACCTGATCGCCCGCCATCTGGGGACAGAGTCGTTTTCAGGGCTGGTCAAAGCCGCTGCCCTGGGCGTACCCATCCCGCTGTGCTCCTGCGGCGTATTGCCTGCTGCCGCGGGATTACGGCAGCAGGGCGCTGGCAAGGGGCCGACCACGGCTTTTCTGATCTCCACGCCGGAAACCGGGGTCGACTCCGTGGCCGTGACCTGGGCCTTGCTGGATCCGATCATGACCGTGGTTCGTCCGATTGCCGCCTTTGTCACGGCCCTGTTCACCGGAGCCATGGTCCAGGTCTTTGATCGCGAACAGAAAATAGAAGGACCGGTCCCTCTGGTTTCCAGGTCGAACGCCGTTTCCACTGTTGAACCGTCATTGCCCCATGCAGCTTCGACCTGTTCGGCAGGAAGCGACTGTGGATGCCCGGGTGGAACGGCAAAAACAGGTACAACACCCTGGCAGCGGCTGGCCGGGGGCATGGGCTATGCGTTCGGGGACTTGTTTCGAGATATCGCTCCCTGGTTCCTGGCGGGCATTCTCATCGCCGGAGGCATCTCCGTCTGGCTCACCCCGGAGCTGGTCTCACGCTGGCTGGGTCACCCCTTCCTGGCCATGCTGGCCATGCTGGTGATTTCCGTCCCACTTTACGTTTGCGCTGCTGCTTCCACGCCCATTGCCGCCGCCCTGGTGCTGAAGGGATTGAATCCAGGTGCCGCCCTGGTCTTTCTCTTGGCCGGTCCGGCCACCAATGCGGCGGCATTGGCCGTGATTGGAAAGATTCTGGGTCGTCGGGCCACGGCAATTTATCTTGCTGGAATCATGGCTTCTTCCCTGGCCATGGGCATTCTGGTGGACTGGATCTATCTGCTCAGCGGCGGACCTGGGACATGGCGGCTCGACACCGCCACCGAGGACGTCGGCTTCATGGGTTTGCTGAGCGCCCTGATCCTGCTGGCTCTCTTTGTCTGGAGCCGGGTGCGCGGGACCGGGCTCAAGCCCCGTGGGCGCAGATAG
- the larB gene encoding nickel pincer cofactor biosynthesis protein LarB, producing the protein MEITAMRRLFDDVAQGRTTPDKALESLRYTPFMEVGCGVNLDTHRALRTGHGETVFGQGKDPEQMVRAVGGLAASGSPVLATRVNPEQADALRSTYPQGTYWARARLFSLGMELPVDEPWQRQGAVIVACAGAADLPVALEAFGTAAFLGLNTGLVSDVGVAGLHRLQPHMETLFRAKLLIVVAGMEGALPSVLAGLTGKPILAVPTSVGYGASFQGLAALMAMLNSCAPGIAVLNIDNGYGAACMAAKILAQFECAS; encoded by the coding sequence ATGGAAATAACAGCGATGCGCCGCTTGTTTGATGACGTGGCCCAGGGACGGACCACGCCGGACAAGGCCTTGGAGAGTCTTAGGTACACACCCTTCATGGAGGTCGGGTGCGGTGTGAATCTGGACACCCACCGGGCTTTGCGCACGGGCCACGGAGAAACGGTTTTTGGCCAAGGCAAGGATCCGGAACAGATGGTCAGGGCCGTGGGAGGGCTGGCCGCCTCCGGTTCTCCGGTGTTGGCCACCCGGGTCAATCCGGAGCAAGCCGATGCGCTCCGTTCGACCTATCCCCAGGGGACGTACTGGGCCCGGGCCCGACTTTTCAGCCTTGGAATGGAATTGCCGGTAGATGAGCCCTGGCAGAGGCAAGGCGCGGTTATTGTTGCCTGCGCCGGGGCCGCGGACTTGCCGGTGGCTCTGGAGGCATTTGGTACTGCCGCGTTTTTGGGACTAAACACAGGGCTGGTCAGTGACGTGGGCGTGGCCGGCCTGCATCGCTTGCAGCCCCACATGGAAACCTTGTTCCGAGCCAAACTGCTGATCGTGGTCGCCGGAATGGAAGGGGCTTTGCCCAGCGTTTTGGCCGGGCTGACCGGAAAACCGATCCTCGCGGTGCCCACCTCAGTGGGGTATGGAGCCAGTTTTCAAGGTCTGGCAGCGCTAATGGCCATGCTCAACTCCTGTGCTCCGGGGATTGCCGTCCTGAACATCGATAATGGATACGGCGCTGCCTGCATGGCCGCGAAAATACTGGCCCAGTTCGAGTGCGCATCTTGA
- a CDS encoding LuxR C-terminal-related transcriptional regulator, which translates to MLFADSDGWIVGVGRGGAGGSSRERAGGMFWEVLGLPVRSLEQVLDRFPPGRVHEVHTPRGEGTFALRIIALPDCPSLSESQPRSGMLAGTSATSGPTALPATEAARAAYVIIATDNRPIVQLREVYTERIGENIQALENSIHLFGAMFDGVQDAMLLLAQDRVVHAANPQAGKLLDPRDKGLVGRLVTTLFQVEDRDAIVEKLARLKDGGRWTSRRTCLRPDGEAFPVELVLWRIDLQGFTLYHMVLRDLTAQTLLEKGLRRKRAEVEGMSLALRNVVRSTEKEKEQVREAMLREVRAAILPALERMAGEESLELRIGLKAMIEERITAFSDTGSATDPNTQADASANLLLQLTPREIEVCRLIRMGAGTQQVAELLNTSFDTIQTHRKNIRRKLGLRGRRISLSSFLQQHNFFE; encoded by the coding sequence GTGTTGTTCGCGGACTCGGATGGTTGGATTGTGGGTGTTGGTCGGGGCGGAGCCGGGGGCTCGTCGCGTGAACGTGCCGGCGGAATGTTCTGGGAGGTTCTCGGGCTTCCGGTTCGGAGTCTGGAGCAGGTTTTGGACCGGTTTCCGCCCGGTCGGGTGCATGAGGTGCATACGCCGAGGGGGGAGGGGACGTTTGCGTTGCGAATTATTGCCTTGCCCGATTGTCCGTCACTCTCTGAATCACAGCCTCGATCCGGCATGCTGGCCGGAACCTCTGCAACGTCCGGGCCGACCGCTCTCCCTGCTACCGAAGCCGCTCGCGCCGCGTACGTGATCATCGCCACGGACAACCGACCCATTGTGCAGTTACGGGAGGTGTACACGGAGCGGATCGGGGAGAACATTCAGGCTTTGGAGAACTCGATCCATCTGTTCGGGGCCATGTTCGACGGGGTTCAGGACGCCATGCTGCTTCTGGCTCAGGATCGAGTTGTTCACGCCGCCAATCCGCAAGCTGGGAAATTGCTGGACCCGCGGGATAAGGGGCTCGTCGGACGTTTGGTGACAACGCTGTTCCAGGTCGAGGACCGGGACGCCATTGTTGAAAAGTTGGCCCGGCTCAAGGACGGGGGACGATGGACGTCGCGCAGGACGTGCCTGCGCCCTGACGGCGAGGCCTTTCCCGTGGAGCTGGTACTTTGGCGGATCGATTTGCAGGGCTTCACCCTGTACCACATGGTGTTGCGCGATCTGACCGCCCAGACCCTGCTGGAAAAAGGCCTGCGGCGCAAACGGGCCGAAGTGGAGGGTATGAGTCTGGCTCTGCGCAATGTGGTCCGTTCCACGGAAAAGGAAAAGGAACAGGTCCGTGAGGCCATGCTCCGGGAGGTCCGGGCCGCGATTCTGCCGGCTTTGGAGCGCATGGCCGGGGAGGAATCCTTAGAACTCCGCATCGGCCTGAAGGCAATGATCGAGGAACGTATCACCGCCTTTTCCGATACCGGTTCCGCCACCGACCCGAACACCCAAGCCGACGCCTCGGCGAATCTCCTGCTCCAACTCACTCCTCGGGAAATCGAGGTCTGCCGGCTGATCCGCATGGGTGCGGGCACCCAGCAGGTGGCCGAGCTTCTGAACACCTCTTTCGATACCATCCAGACCCACCGCAAAAATATCCGCCGCAAGCTGGGCCTCAGAGGGCGCAGGATTTCTCTTTCTTCCTTTCTCCAACAACATAACTTTTTTGAATAA
- a CDS encoding MFS transporter gives MPAPPASTSLETNAFPAFRSVVPGLLSLMSIFFANFMTRVVLAPFLLHVREDFDLTKAQAGELFLILALGYSIGLLCSGFFSSRLEHRRVIVVSALGVAMALGLAAISPNLPWLRSSLLMVGLFGGLYFPSGFAVLTSMVPPTNWGKAIAIHELAPNLSFILAPLLAELMSGFGLGWRSALAGNAVLSIVAVGLFLRYCSAGREKSVPPRPAAYLNTLGQRHFWILAFFFAMAIGATQGVYSQTPLYLVSVRDLPADWVNYLLAASRVSGLFLVFWAGMIVDRLGPIRALRIFVALTGITTMTLGLLPSGWVMLAVLIQPTMGGCFFPAGFAVLSMIYPAAVRPLAISLVVPMAVLAGGGLIPAGLGIFGDHDRFALGFILLGVVILLSAVLTTALKSPKE, from the coding sequence ATGCCTGCACCTCCCGCCTCTACCAGTCTGGAAACCAATGCCTTTCCGGCGTTTCGATCTGTTGTTCCCGGCCTGCTCAGCCTGATGAGCATTTTTTTCGCCAACTTCATGACCCGTGTCGTTCTGGCGCCGTTTCTGCTTCATGTACGTGAGGACTTTGACCTGACCAAGGCGCAGGCCGGAGAATTGTTTTTGATCCTTGCCCTGGGCTACAGCATTGGTCTGTTGTGCTCGGGTTTCTTTTCCTCCCGATTGGAGCACCGTCGGGTCATCGTAGTATCCGCTCTGGGCGTCGCCATGGCCCTGGGGCTTGCCGCAATCAGCCCGAATTTGCCCTGGTTGCGCTCGAGTCTGCTGATGGTTGGCCTGTTCGGTGGACTCTATTTTCCATCCGGATTCGCCGTGCTCACGTCCATGGTTCCGCCCACCAACTGGGGTAAAGCCATCGCCATCCATGAACTGGCTCCAAACCTCAGCTTTATTCTGGCGCCACTGCTGGCGGAACTGATGTCCGGATTTGGCCTGGGCTGGCGTTCGGCGCTGGCCGGCAATGCCGTGCTGTCCATTGTCGCGGTCGGCTTGTTTCTGCGGTACTGTTCAGCCGGTCGGGAGAAAAGCGTTCCTCCCCGTCCAGCGGCCTATCTGAATACTCTGGGGCAGCGACATTTCTGGATTCTGGCGTTCTTTTTCGCCATGGCCATTGGGGCCACCCAGGGTGTTTATTCCCAAACGCCGCTCTACCTGGTCAGTGTCCGGGATCTGCCGGCGGACTGGGTCAATTATCTTCTGGCGGCATCACGGGTTTCCGGGCTTTTTCTCGTTTTTTGGGCTGGAATGATCGTGGACCGGCTCGGCCCGATCCGGGCTTTGCGTATTTTCGTGGCCCTGACCGGCATCACCACCATGACACTTGGTCTGTTACCCAGTGGTTGGGTCATGCTGGCGGTACTGATCCAGCCGACCATGGGTGGCTGTTTCTTTCCGGCAGGGTTTGCCGTCCTGTCGATGATTTATCCCGCAGCTGTTCGCCCCTTGGCCATCTCTCTCGTGGTGCCCATGGCCGTCCTGGCCGGGGGTGGGCTGATTCCAGCCGGTCTGGGCATTTTCGGCGACCATGACCGTTTCGCCCTGGGATTTATCCTCCTGGGCGTCGTCATTCTGCTCAGTGCGGTTCTGACCACGGCCTTGAAATCACCAAAGGAGTGA
- the ablB gene encoding putative beta-lysine N-acetyltransferase: protein MVAPGDISGATTDKLEHIGESLIQHGPLNGRAYLMHLAPGEEPTIVPALENLAHAYGYTKIFAKVPEGAAYRFTRAGYAAEAIVPRLFNGRESGVFMARYFADWRKHPANPREIHSVLSVAQKKASQPIATASLPSLPQDARILALGPDQASEMAHVYRAVFASYPFPIFNPDYLRHSMAGTVRFFGIMIRDRLAALASAEMDPETGSAEMTDFATLPEYQGRKLAGFLLADMTERMREMGLCTLYTIARAESYAMNVTFARAGFTFSGTLPNNTHIGGGLESMNVWHLSLRNTVSSPAITI from the coding sequence ATGGTCGCTCCAGGTGATATTTCCGGAGCAACCACGGACAAATTGGAGCACATTGGTGAATCGTTGATCCAGCATGGACCGCTGAACGGCAGGGCGTATCTGATGCACCTGGCCCCCGGCGAGGAGCCGACCATCGTCCCTGCACTGGAAAATCTGGCACATGCATACGGGTATACCAAAATCTTCGCCAAGGTGCCCGAAGGTGCGGCGTACCGGTTCACCAGAGCCGGGTACGCCGCGGAAGCCATCGTACCCAGGCTGTTCAACGGCCGTGAATCAGGGGTGTTCATGGCTCGGTATTTTGCGGACTGGCGCAAACATCCCGCCAATCCCCGGGAAATCCACAGTGTGTTGTCCGTTGCCCAAAAAAAGGCTTCCCAACCCATTGCCACGGCATCATTGCCATCACTGCCGCAAGATGCGCGGATTCTTGCACTTGGCCCCGATCAGGCTTCGGAAATGGCCCATGTGTACCGAGCCGTGTTCGCATCCTATCCGTTTCCAATCTTCAACCCCGACTACCTGCGCCACTCCATGGCCGGGACGGTTCGTTTCTTCGGGATAATGATTCGGGATCGCTTGGCTGCCCTGGCTTCCGCGGAAATGGACCCGGAGACCGGCTCAGCTGAGATGACGGACTTTGCCACACTTCCCGAGTATCAAGGCCGCAAGCTGGCTGGATTCCTTTTGGCGGACATGACCGAAAGGATGCGGGAGATGGGTCTCTGTACGCTGTATACCATTGCCCGGGCCGAATCCTACGCCATGAACGTCACCTTTGCCCGTGCCGGGTTCACCTTCAGCGGAACCTTGCCCAACAACACGCACATTGGCGGTGGTCTGGAATCCATGAATGTCTGGCACCTCTCCCTGCGCAATACCGTCTCCTCTCCTGCAATAACAATCTGA
- the minC gene encoding septum site-determining protein MinC: MTAAFEIRGKVAPCTLFRPLTPHLDVLMADVEKRLSQTPDFFRNMAVIVDLSGLGELRESINLQGLVRTLREKGLMPVGIQGGNEYQERLAPNLYLGVFPVGKQSAVSVQSEQPACAAQEKQAMLVEKPVRSGQQIYAKGRDLIILAPVGPGAEVIADGNVHIYAPLRGRALAGVMGNESARIFCKELRADLISVAGFYQVSEDLPEDMLGRQVQIRLAGQQLLIETM; encoded by the coding sequence GTGACCGCTGCCTTTGAAATCCGTGGGAAAGTCGCTCCGTGCACTCTTTTCAGGCCGTTGACGCCGCACCTTGATGTGTTGATGGCGGATGTGGAAAAACGGCTGAGCCAGACCCCGGACTTTTTCCGCAACATGGCCGTTATCGTCGATCTGAGCGGTTTGGGGGAGTTGCGCGAAAGCATCAATTTACAAGGACTTGTCCGGACCTTGCGGGAGAAGGGCCTGATGCCCGTCGGCATTCAAGGCGGTAACGAATACCAGGAACGTCTTGCTCCCAATTTGTATTTGGGCGTATTTCCCGTCGGCAAGCAGTCTGCGGTATCGGTTCAAAGCGAGCAGCCCGCCTGTGCAGCCCAGGAAAAACAGGCCATGCTCGTGGAAAAGCCGGTTCGCTCCGGGCAGCAGATCTACGCCAAGGGCCGTGATTTAATCATCCTGGCACCTGTTGGACCGGGAGCCGAGGTGATTGCGGACGGCAACGTGCATATCTATGCGCCACTGCGCGGCCGGGCCCTGGCCGGTGTCATGGGCAATGAAAGCGCGCGGATTTTTTGCAAAGAACTCCGGGCTGACCTGATTTCCGTAGCCGGATTCTACCAGGTCAGCGAGGACTTGCCCGAGGACATGCTCGGCCGACAGGTTCAGATTCGACTTGCCGGCCAGCAGTTGCTGATCGAGACGATGTGA
- a CDS encoding alpha/beta fold hydrolase — translation MKIKNLLVGAVLSCFLLSMLNAQVQAGSVWPGMVESADGVPISYEVHGTGEPTLVFVHGWSCDGRYWWMQVPHFSKNHRVVVIDLAGHGHSGLGREDYAMDAFGEDVQAVVQEVGAEQVILVGHSMGGPVSVAAARLMPGRVIGVIGVDTFQDVSHPMTQKEFDSWMGLFQPDFAAGAAQFVRQMFIEKTDPSLRDWVVADISAAPQKVALSAMEHMLSDVVSGLALSAFDGLETPIVAINADLWPTNLEANRRHMHSFDAVIIEGTDHFLHMAEPEAFNRKLEDVIAGMVETWRGKE, via the coding sequence ATGAAGATCAAGAATTTGCTGGTTGGTGCCGTTTTATCCTGCTTTTTGCTTTCCATGCTGAACGCCCAGGTGCAGGCGGGTTCGGTTTGGCCGGGCATGGTCGAATCAGCCGATGGGGTGCCGATCTCCTATGAGGTGCATGGAACCGGCGAACCTACTCTGGTGTTCGTACATGGCTGGAGTTGCGATGGGCGTTACTGGTGGATGCAGGTACCGCATTTCTCGAAAAATCATCGGGTGGTGGTGATCGACCTGGCGGGGCATGGGCATTCCGGGCTGGGACGCGAGGACTACGCCATGGACGCTTTTGGCGAGGATGTTCAGGCCGTGGTCCAGGAAGTGGGGGCCGAGCAGGTGATCCTGGTCGGGCATTCCATGGGCGGGCCTGTAAGCGTGGCGGCAGCCCGGCTGATGCCGGGCAGAGTGATCGGCGTCATTGGAGTGGACACTTTTCAGGACGTCTCCCATCCCATGACGCAAAAGGAATTCGATTCATGGATGGGATTGTTCCAACCCGACTTCGCCGCCGGAGCGGCCCAATTCGTGCGTCAGATGTTCATCGAGAAGACGGATCCCTCCTTGCGCGACTGGGTGGTGGCGGACATCTCGGCCGCGCCGCAGAAAGTGGCTCTCAGCGCAATGGAACACATGCTTTCGGACGTGGTCAGCGGCCTCGCGCTTTCCGCGTTCGACGGGCTCGAGACGCCCATCGTAGCGATCAACGCGGACCTCTGGCCGACCAATTTGGAAGCCAACCGCCGCCATATGCATTCCTTCGATGCGGTTATCATTGAAGGGACCGACCACTTTTTGCACATGGCCGAGCCTGAAGCGTTCAACCGGAAGCTGGAAGACGTGATCGCGGGCATGGTCGAGACGTGGAGGGGGAAGGAATAG
- a CDS encoding ArsR/SmtB family transcription factor, with protein MARQGIVSGTDVCDEPCVHEDVVRRVAAEIVPLKTLGRMAELFKAMGDPTRMRILVALRMSELCVCDLAELLAMSPSAVSHQLRVLRAARIVTYRREGKNVFYGLDDNHIARLLQQAQKHILEHIQEDVQEQLSNDG; from the coding sequence ATGGCCAGACAAGGAATAGTGTCCGGAACGGATGTCTGTGACGAACCCTGCGTGCACGAGGATGTGGTTCGCCGGGTTGCGGCGGAAATCGTTCCATTGAAGACCCTGGGACGCATGGCTGAATTGTTTAAAGCCATGGGAGATCCGACCAGGATGCGGATACTGGTCGCACTGCGCATGTCGGAGCTGTGCGTCTGCGATCTGGCCGAGCTGCTGGCCATGAGTCCCTCAGCCGTCTCGCATCAGTTACGGGTACTCCGGGCGGCCCGGATCGTCACGTACCGCAGGGAAGGCAAAAACGTCTTCTACGGTCTGGACGACAACCACATTGCCCGGCTCCTGCAGCAGGCCCAAAAACACATTCTGGAACATATCCAGGAGGATGTTCAGGAGCAGCTCAGCAATGACGGATGA
- the ablA gene encoding lysine 2,3-aminomutase: protein MFQLSGRQRTVAKKMTTDLAARKAKAAIQRKQRVVKADPDGQVLDRNTDWTSQWTDWKWHVRNSVRDLETFERLLGVRFPDLQRKAFARTTDKFPMSVTPYYLSLIDPEDYAEDPVFLQAFPSSSELLVGRNDMNDPLHEDEDSPAPGITHRYPDRVLFHISNVCSMYCRHCTRKRKVGDQDAEEMAGKRELLQGLDYIRKTPQVRDVLLSGGDPLMLSDERLDWILGELRSIDHVEVVRIGTRMPVVLPYRITDDLVRVLKQHHPLWLNTHFNHPREITATSRAALARLADAGIPLGNQSVLLAGVNDCYRLIRTLNQKLVKNRVRPYYLYQCDLAEGLEHFRTPVGKGIEIIESLRGHTSGFAVPTYVVDAPGGGGKIPIMPNYVVSWGANKVVLRNFEGVITTYAEPESYEARFCDRKCEACNLQLKEDDAVEQCVGIEKLLADWDDTCSLTPNGNARMERRNNVA from the coding sequence ATGTTTCAGTTGAGTGGGCGACAACGCACCGTCGCCAAGAAGATGACCACCGATTTGGCGGCCCGGAAGGCCAAGGCGGCGATTCAGCGCAAGCAGCGCGTCGTCAAGGCTGATCCGGATGGCCAAGTGTTGGATAGAAATACGGACTGGACATCCCAGTGGACCGATTGGAAGTGGCACGTCCGCAATTCCGTGCGGGACCTGGAAACCTTTGAGCGCTTATTGGGAGTTCGTTTTCCGGACTTGCAACGCAAGGCCTTTGCCCGGACCACGGACAAGTTCCCCATGTCCGTTACGCCGTATTACCTCTCCCTGATCGACCCTGAGGACTACGCCGAGGACCCGGTCTTCCTGCAGGCCTTTCCGTCGTCCAGTGAGCTCTTGGTCGGACGCAATGATATGAACGATCCTCTGCACGAGGACGAGGACAGTCCAGCTCCGGGAATCACCCACCGCTACCCGGACCGGGTGCTTTTTCACATCAGCAATGTCTGCTCCATGTACTGCCGTCACTGCACGCGCAAGCGCAAGGTGGGGGACCAGGACGCGGAGGAAATGGCCGGCAAGCGGGAGTTGCTCCAAGGACTGGACTACATTCGCAAGACGCCACAGGTTCGGGACGTGCTGCTTTCCGGCGGTGACCCGCTGATGCTTTCCGACGAGCGTCTGGACTGGATTCTGGGTGAGTTGCGGTCCATTGACCACGTGGAGGTGGTGCGCATCGGCACCAGGATGCCCGTGGTCCTGCCTTATCGGATCACCGATGACCTTGTGCGGGTGCTCAAGCAACACCATCCGCTTTGGCTGAACACCCATTTCAACCATCCGCGCGAAATCACGGCCACGTCCAGGGCTGCTCTGGCCCGTCTGGCCGATGCCGGGATTCCCCTGGGCAACCAGTCCGTGCTGTTGGCCGGAGTCAACGATTGCTACCGCCTGATCCGCACCCTGAACCAGAAACTGGTCAAGAACCGGGTGCGACCCTACTACCTCTACCAGTGCGACCTGGCCGAGGGGCTGGAGCATTTTCGGACCCCGGTGGGCAAGGGCATCGAGATCATCGAGAGCCTGCGCGGCCATACCAGCGGATTCGCCGTGCCCACGTATGTCGTGGATGCTCCCGGGGGTGGGGGCAAAATTCCGATCATGCCCAACTATGTGGTGTCCTGGGGCGCGAACAAGGTTGTGTTGCGCAACTTCGAGGGGGTCATCACCACCTACGCCGAGCCGGAAAGCTACGAGGCCCGATTTTGTGATCGCAAGTGCGAGGCTTGTAATCTTCAACTCAAGGAAGACGACGCAGTGGAGCAGTGCGTCGGCATTGAAAAGCTGCTGGCGGATTGGGATGATACCTGCAGCCTCACCCCCAACGGCAACGCCCGGATGGAGCGCCGCAACAATGTCGCTTAG